In Microbacterium terrisoli, the genomic stretch GCCGCTACCTCGGCCTCGACATCCTCGCCAAGTCCCGCCTCACCTTCGTCCCCGACACCACAAGCGAGGTGACCACCGACACGATCCTCGAACTCAGCGCCTAACCAACATCAACAACAGAAGGACCACCGACAGCTACACCACTCCAAGGGGCTTGACCCCGTCCAGTCTTCTGGCAGACGTCGCCAAACGGCGCGAACACCCGCCGGAACGACTCGAGTCTTGGGCGTTGCCATCGGGGCTCACCCGGTGCGAGCATTGAGCGATGGAGGCCATCGTGCTGCAGTGTGGCCGGGTCTTCGACGGTGAGTCCCCAGATCTGCGGAACGATCGCCAGCTCGATGCGGGCACGCTGCCCTCACAAGCCGTATGGAAGGTCGCGAAGGCGTAAGAGGATTGTGAGATGGCCGTCGTTGGCGACGTTCGAAGACTCGGCGCCGAGTTGGAGCGCTCGTACCCTGTCCGTGTGCGCGGGCGTCTGAAGTTCCGTGTGGGCCAGCTGGTCTACGTCGCATTCTCACTGGACGAGCACGTGATGGGCTTCGCGTTCCCGAAGGAGGAACGGGCAGCGCTGATCGGCGGCGATCCCCGCAAGTTTCACATGCCCTCGGAGTCAGACCTGCGCTTCAACTGGGTCCACGCAGATCTCGCAGCGCTGGATCCGACGGAGGCACGCGAGCTCGTCGTCGACGCGTGGCGCATGGTCGTACCCGCGAAGGTCTCCCGCGCCTACGACCTGTCGCATCCCTATGGCCCTCAATGACAACCAGTTCTGACGGGGAGACGGCATCTCAACACCAGAGGGCGTCGACGGCATGTCGCCGTCAACAGTGGCGAAGGTCCGACGCATGGTGCCGTGCACTGGGTGTCGAGCAACCCTAGACTCGCCGCATGGCTCGTTTGATATTCAGCCTCAACGTCACTCTGGACGGTTGTGTCGACCACAGAGAAGGCATCGCGGATGACGAGACGCACGTCTATTTCACTCACCTCATGGATGAGTGCGGCGCCATGCTCTGGGGCCGCACGACGTACGAGATGATGGAGAGCTTCTGGCCGTCGGTGGCACGAGGCGAAGTGGATGCGCCGCTGGCGATGCGCGAGTGGGCACTGAAGCTGGAAGCCAAACCCAAATATGTCGTGTCAGCGCGCCGAGTCGACTTCCCGTGGACCAACAGTCATCGCGTTGTCGGAGACCTGCGCACGGCCGTGCAAGAACTGAAGGCGCAGACACCCGACGGGGTGCTCCTGGGCAGTGGCATGCTTGCGACGGAGCTGGACCGGCTGGACCTGATCGATGAGTACCGGTTCCTCATCCACCCCGTGATCGCCGGCCACGGCCCCACGCTGTACCAGGATGGACTGCCCGGCTCCCGCCGCCTTGATCTGGTCTCGGCGCAGCCGCTCAGAAACGGCGCGGTCGCGATGCGCTATCGCCGGGCTGACTGACGCCCGTCGGACGAGCGCGCGGCCCTCCGGCTGTTGCAGTGACGGGCAGACGACGCCTGTGCCCATCGGTGCGGCGCCGACCAAGCCTGCCAGGATGCCGACGGGGCCCAGTCCGGCCTCGGGCACCCAGACCTCCTCAGCTGCTGATGCCGACGGCTGCGCCGATCAGCGTGTCGTCCCCGAGTACGCGCAGCAGGTACGCTGCGACGTCATCGCGTGGAATCGATCCTCCCAGTTTGCCCGGCTCGCCGACCTCGAGCGCCTGCCAACTGCCGGTCCCGGCGCGGTCGGTGAGTCCGGTGGGCCGCACGATCGTCCACCTCAGGGAAGAACGCCGTACCGCGGCCTCCTGCTCGGTGTGGTCTGCCAGGGGACCGGCCAGTGCGGCCTTCATGAGCAGACGCAGCGGCACGGGCATGAGCACACCCGAATCTCCGGCGCCGACCGAGGACTGCACGACAAGGCGGTGGACGCCCGCGCGTTCCATGGCCTGGATGACCGATGCGGTCACCACCGCACGGTGTCGGGTGACGCCCTTGGCCCCGCCGACGGTGACCACGACCGCATCGGCGCCGGCGATGGCATCCTGCACCACTGCCGGGTCGGCCGCATCGCCGGCGATCGCACGCACGCCAGCGGGCGCGGTTCCGCTGCGCGACAGCGCGGTCACTTCGTGTCCGGCGTGGGCCGCCAGCGCTGCCAGTCGTGCTCCGGTGCCCTGGGATCCTCCGATGACCGCGATCTTCACGCTGTGCCTCTCTCCGCGCGTACCTTGTTCGAGCGTAGGCGAAACACGCAGGACCGCGCCGTCGAAGAAGGGGACCCGCGGTGCGGCGTGATCGTCAACAGACCGGCCGCACGAACTGCCTGATGAGGCCGACGCGTGGTTCCCCGACCGTTTAGGGTCGAAGGCGAGCATTCGACAGAACGGAACACGATGAGCCAGACCCGCATCTTCGAGCCCGACGGCCGCGCGATCCCCTACGTGGACGAGGGCAACGGCCCCGGCGTCGTGCTGATGCCGGCCAGTGGGCTGAGCACCGCGTATCTGAGCACGCTGGCGAGCATGCTGGTCGAAGCCGATCACCGCCTCGTGCTGATCGGCTCGCGCCGGCCGGCCGCGCAGTCGCCTGACGCAGCGGATACCGCGGTGTCGATGCACGATCTGGCGCAGGACGTGATCGATGTGATGGATGAGATCGGACTGAGCGACGCCTGGATCGGCGGGCACGCGTTCGGTGGGTCGATCGCACGCACCCTCGCGCTGGACCACACCGATCGGGTCAACGGCGTGCTGCTGCTGGGCGTCGAGACCGCCGGTGCGGTTGCCGACGCCGAAGTGCTCGCGTTGGACGGGGAGGTTGCAGAGGTGCTCGATTTCGCACGGGATGCCCAGGTCGCCCCGCTGCAGCGTGCCGCCCGGGAGGCCACCCCCGAGGCGGAGTGGACGACGCCGGCGGCGCACGTGCCCGTGCTGGTGATCCAAGCGTCCGACGACCGCATCACGCCGCCCGTGAACGGCGAGCGGCTGCGCGATGCGGCACCGGATCGCGTGAGCGTCGTCAGCGTCGACGGTGCCGGCCATCTCTTCCCCGGCACGCACGCCGGCACCACGGCGTGGGCGATCGAGGACTACCTCGACTGGGACTGACATGAGCACGTCCGCGTCGGAGGGCGCGAAGGCGTTCGCTTCTTCGGAACCCGCCACCGCCGAACAGCTCATGCGCTCACGGTTCGAAGCCTTCCGCCGCGCGGATGCCGCATGGCTGCTGCGCACATGGCATCCTTCCACGCGTCCGGCCGACCTGGATCTCGCCGACAATCCGCGGTGGCGGGGACTGCAGATCGTCGAGACCGTCGACGGCGCCGCTGACGACGACGCAGGAGTGGTCGAGTTCCGCGCGACCTATCTCGGCGAAGACGGAGGGATCGGCATCCTGCGCGAGCGCTCGCGCTTCGTGCGCGAGGGCGGCCGCTGGTTCTATCTGGACGGTGAGCTCCGGCCGAGCTGACCACGATGTCAGGGGTCGGTGCCAGGATGGCGGTATGCCTGAGTCGCCGGAGGTGCAGGCGCTCGTCGAGCAACTCGACGAGCAGCTGGCGGGATGTCCCGTCCGCAGCGTCGATCTCGTCGAGTTCCGGGCGTTGAAGACACGCGGCCGGTCGCTGTCGGTGGTGGAAGGGCGCACGATCACGGGTGCGCACCGCTTCGGCAAGTTCGTCGACCTCGCTCTGGACGGCGGGCACCTTGTGATATCGCTCGGGCGGCACGGCTGGGTGCGGTGGATCGATGAAGCCGACGGCCGTGTCGAGGCGTCGGAACCGGATGCCGTGGCCCCGGCGCTCGCGTCGCTGACGGTGGATGGCGGAACGCTCGAGTTCACCGACGCCGGGTCATGGGTGTCGCTGGGGCTGTGGGTCGTTGATCGCCCGAGTGAGGTGCCCGGCATCGCGAAACTCGGGCCCGACCCTCTGGCGCCCGGCTTCTCGCGTGCCGACGTGGATCGCTCGGTCGCCCGTCGGCGCAAGCAGCTGAAGGCGATCCTGCAGGATCAGCAGTCTTTCGCCGGCATCGGCAACGCCTACTCCGATGAGATCCTGCACCGCGCTCGGCTGTCGCCGGTCGTGCACGGCGACACGCTGACCGATGATGAGCTCGAGCGACTGTTCTTCGCCATGCGCGATGAGCTCTCTGAGGCTGTGCGCGCTCGCCGCGGTGTTCCGATCGACGCACTCAAGCAGGCCAAGACCGCTGCGATGACGGTGCACGGTCGCGGGGGAGAGACGTGCCCGGTCTGCGGTGGCACGATCGAGGACTTCGCCTTCGGTGGCACCGTGGCTCAGTACTGCCCCACCTGCCAGAGCGAGGGCGCGAGCGCCGCCGCGTCGGATGGTGGCGCGCCCGGTGGTGTCGCTTAGGATTCTGGCGTGGGCGTCGAGGAAGAAGCCAAGGGAGCCGCGCGCAAGGCGCAGTCCTCACCCGTGCTCGAGTGGCTCGCGCGCGCAGGCTTCGCCGCGGTCGGGACGATCCATGTGCTGCTCGGCGCGCTCGTGATCGCCCTCGCGTTCGGATCGAGGTCCGACAGCACGCAGTCGGGGGCACTGAAGGTCATCGCCGGTGCACCGGCCGGGTTCGTGGTGCTGTGGGTGCTCGCGATCACACTGTGGTGCCTGGCGACCTGGCAGGTGCTCGACGGCGTGCTCGCGCGCGGCACCTCGGCCCGCGGCTGGGCGCGCCGAGTCGGCGAATGGTCACGCGCGCTCGTGTATCTCGTGCTCGGCGCAGTCGCGGCGGCAGTCGCGCTCGGGTCGCGGCCGAACGCGAAGAAGTCAGCGCAGCACGTCAGCCGCGGGCTGCTGGATCTGCCGGGCGGGTCGCTGCTCCTGGGTGCCATCGGTGCGGCGGTCGCCGTCGCCGGCGTCGTGTTCATCGTCATCGGCGCGCGTCGCAGCTTCTGCAAGAGGCTCGAGCTGCGCGGCGGCGCCATGGACCGCGTCGTGGTCGTACTCGGTGTCATCGGGTACGTGGCGAAAGGGGCGGCCCTGATGGTCGTCGGGGTCGCCGTGGTGGTCGCGGCCGTTACGGTCGACCCGGCAGCCGCGGGCGGGCTGGATGCCGCGCTGACGGGTCTGCTGGCCGTGCCGTTCGGGCCGGTGCTCGTGGTCGCCGTCGGTGCCGGCTTCGTGGTGTACGGCGCATACTGCTTCTTCAGGGTGCGCTTCGCCGCGCTGTGACTCGGCACGCATGCGGCGGTGGGCGCTCCACAACCGTGCGACAGCATAGAGTCGCAGTGTGATCCGGACCGAATGGGCGCAGATTCCCGCCGACGTTGTGCCGTCGGTCGTCGGCGTCGCGATCCTCGCCGCGATCACGACGATCGTGCTCGCGGTCTTCCGCGTACCGCACGTCTGGGCACCATTGCGTGCGATTGCCCGCGGCGCCGTGCAGCTCGCGGTCATCAGCGTGATCCTGTCGGGGATCATCACGAGCCCCGCCTGGATCGCCGCGGCCCTCGCGGTGATGCTGTGCATCGCCGCGTCGGTTGCCACCGGCCGCATCGGCTGGTCGAGACGGTCCGCCCTCACGATGTTCACATCGATCGTCACCGGCGTCCTCGTGGCAGGGGTCACGGTGTTCTCGGCCGGTGCGCTCGAGTTCACCTCCCGCTACGCCCTGGCGATCGGCGCGATCATCATCGGCAACGCGATGAGCATTGCGACCTTGACCGGGCGCATGTTCACCTCGGGTGTCGTGGACCACTGGGACGAAGTGGAGGGATGGCTCGCCCTGGGTGCCCCGCCTCGTACATCGACCTTGCATCTGGCGCGCCGCGCGGTGCGCGAGGCGCTCGTTCCGACCGTCGATCAGACCCGTACGACCGGACTGGTCGTGCTGCCGGGTGCGTTCGTCGGCGCGATCTTCGGCGGCATCTCGCCGATCGAGGCGGGGCGCTTTCAACTGGTGGTGCTGGCTGCGATCCTCGCAGCGGGCTCGATCACCGCTGCGCTGGTCGTGTCATGGATGGGCCCGGTGCGCGTCAAACCGGCCGTGCTGAAGTGACGACCGTTTCGCCTGTCGGGCGCGTCCGCGCGACTATGCGGGTGCAGGCGTAGCGTGAGCGCATGAGCACGAAGAACACCCCGCCCGCACCGCCGCCGATCTTCCTTGCGGCAGCCGCGGCCACGCAGGTGGTGATGACACGCCGTTGCACGCCGACGGCGCGTTCGAGGGTCTTTGCGAGCCTGATCGCTGCCGCAAGCGCGGCACTGGCCGGCAGTGCGGTCGTGACGCTGCGCCGCCATGAGACGACCATCGAACCCGTACATCCCGACCGCACGCGACGGCTCGTGACGGCGGGTCCGTTCGCGCGCACACGCAATCCGATCTACCTGGCGCTGGCAGGACTGCTGGTCGCGCACGCCGTGTACCGCCGGTCGATGGCGGCGCTCGTGCCCGCTGCAGCGTTCGTCGCGGTCATCGACCGTGTGCAGGTCCCCTACGAAGAGCAGGCCCTGAACGAGCGCTTCGGTGCGCGCTACCGCAGGTATCGCCGAGCCGTGCCGCGCTGGGTGGGAGCGGCGGAGTGGTGAGGCTGACGCGCTGAAGGTGCGTGGTGCGCCCGATCCGCGGCATCCCGTCTACCATGGACAGATGGCCACCTCGAACCTTCCCACTCCTACGCTTCAGCCGATCCCCGACCAGGCGAATCTGCTCACCGTGATCGATGAGGGCGCCTCGTGCTGCGGTGGAGGATGCTGCTCCATCGACTGACCCTCCGTGATTGACCACCGCCTGAACCGACACCGTGTCAGGCCGTGAGCCTGCCGCGTGCGGCCACCGCACGTTCACCCGTGTTCGCGCGCTGCCCTTCGCGATAGCCGTACCCGGTGGCTGCGCCGTCGGACACTCCGCGCCCCCGGGCCCGCCGCATGCCGAGCGTGTTGACGTGATCGGCGACCCGTTGCTCTCGTGAGGCGAGGACGAGTTCCGTTCCCGAACCCGCCGCCGCCACCGCCTGCTCCCGATTTCGACGGATGCGCTCCGCCGCGCCCATGCCGAAGCCACGCAGGAAACCACCGCGGGCCTTCTCTCGCTCCCACGCCGTATGCCAGGCATATTCGTCGCGATGCTGCCTCCACCATGCGCGCATCGCAACGACAGCCTGCACCTGCAGCGACAGCAGCAGAGTGTGCGCGGCGCGCGCGTCGGATTCGAAGCCGTACACGAACAGCGCCTGCTCGGTGGCCGAGATCGATGCGTGCGCGGGCTGCAGCCCGAGCGCCCGGGCCACCGCGGCGAATCCATCGCGCAGATCGAGCGCATACGCACCGCGCAGGTCGATGCGCTGGGCGACGATGGACTCCGCCTGCTGCCCGTGTGCGGAGCGACGGCTCTGCAGCTGCGCCAGTTCGATGCCGTACTTGATCATCAGGCGCTCGGCGTGCTCAGTGAGAGCCTCTGCCTCTTCAGGAGTGGTGGACTCGGCCTTGGTCAGCAGCTGAGCGATCAGTTCGGCCTTCTTGTCGTTCATGCGTTTCCCTTCGGACGGCGCCACGGGGGGCGATGTCCGTCGAGTATTGCGTGAACCTCAGACATCCATTCGAAATTGCGGATGGAATAGCGGGCGAGGAATCGATGAGATATCTCGAATGCGATACCTCCCACTGCCGGCTCGTGATCAGACCGTGACGTCGTCGGCTGCCGGCTCCGACTCCGGCTCGTCCGCGGGCTTGCGGATGAAGAACGAGCCGATGATGATGGGCAGCGCGACGATCGCGGCGATCAGGAAGGCCGCTTGCGTGCCTGCCGCCGTGACGTGGCCGGATTCTGCGCCCTGGCCTGCTGACACCGCCGCCATTGCGGCGATCATGACGGCGACGCCCGCGGCGCCTGCCACCTGCTGCACGGTGCCGAGCACGGCGCTGCCGTACGAGTAGTACTTGGGCGTCAGCGAGGCCAGGGACGCCGTGAACAGCGGCGTGAACGACAACGCCAGACCGACCGACAGCAGCGTTTGCGCCGCCACGATCAGCCACACCGGTGTCGTCGCATCGAGGGTCGTATACACCCACAGCACGCCGGCGGCGATGAACGACCCCGGGATCAGCAGCACGCGCGTGCCGCGCGCGTCGTAGATGCGGCCGATGATCGGGCCCAGCAGACCCATCGCCAGTGACCCGGGCAGCAGGATCAGGCCCGAGTCGACGGCGGTGAGATGGTGCACGTCCTGCAGGTACAGGGGCAGGGCCGTGATCGCACCGAAGAACGCGAACGACAGCACCGCCATCTGGCCGATGGACAGCGTGAAGTTCGTTGAGCGGAACACGCGCAGGTCCAGCAGCGCGTCATCGGCCCGCTGCAGGCGCACCTGCCGCCACAGGAAGGCGGCCAGCGCAACGACGCCCACCACGAGTGAGCCGATCATCCACCACCGCGCAGAGGCGTCGGCTCCGCCGGCGACGCCGATCTGGCTGAGACCGTACACGAGACCGCCGAACCCGAACGCCGACAGCACGACCGAGGTGGGGTCGATCGGAGCGCGCTTCTGCTCGCCGACATTGCGGATCCACTTCGCGCCGACGGCCAGGGCGATCAGCGCGATCGGAAGCACCACGGCGAAGTTCCATCGCCAGGTGAAATTGTCGAGCAGGTACCCCGACAGCGACGGGCCGATCGCCGGTGCCAACGCGATGACGATGCTGACGCGGCCCATCATCCGTCCGCGGGATGCCGCGGGCACGATGGTCATGAGCGTGGTCATCAGCAGCGGCATCATGATCGCGGTGCCCGAAGCCTGCACGACGCGGGCCACCAGCAGCATCCCGAACCCCGGCGAGACCAGCGCCAGCAGCGTGCCCGTGGAGAACAGCGACATCGCGGTGATGAACATGGACCGCGTGGTGAAACGCTGCAGCAGGAAGCCGGTGATCGGGATCACGACGGCCATCGTCAGCATGAACGCGGTGGTCAGCCACTGCGCGGCGACGGCGGTGATCTGCAGATCCACGATCAGGTGGGGGATCGCCACACCCATCGTGGTCTCGTTGAGGATCGCGACGAACGCGGCGGCCAGCAGCAGCCAGATCACGCGCGAGTCATCGCGCACGACCGGCACGGAAGCAGTCGATGCGGGGGCGGCCATGGGCGTCTCCTGAGGTCGGAAGAAAGAAGTCGGATCGGTGAAAGGAGGACGGCGGATGCCGAGGGTGCGCAGCGCGTGCCCCTCACGCGGACTACAAACATAACGGCGGGGTCCGACATCCCATTCCCGCATCCGTGGGAACATGACCAGATGGCCCGTCCACCGTTCCACGCCATGGTCGCGCTGCGCGGTGTCGTGGCGCTGCTGGTCGGCATCGCGGTGGCGGCGGTGCTGCTGCCGGTGCTCAGCGTCGCGGCCGCCCTGCTGGCCGGCTGGGCGGTGGCAGCGCTGACGGCGGCTGTCTGGGCGCTCCTGGTCGTGTGGCCGATGGATGCCGCAGCCACCCGTGCGCATGCGACCGCAGAAGATCCCGGCCACCGTGCGAGCCGGGTCATCGCGCTGCTGGGAAGCCTTGCCAGCATCGGGGCGGTGGCGGTGGTGCTCACGCAGCACCGCGCGGCCTCGGGGGCTGAGGCGTTCGTCCTGGCCGGCATCGCGCTGGCGAGTGTGATCGCCTCGTGGCTGCTGATCCAGACCGTGTACATGCTGCGCATCGCCGATACGTATTATCACGAGCCGGTCGGCGGAATCATGTTCAACCAGACCGAAGATCCGGCATACACGGATTTCGCGTACGTCTCGTTCGGTGTCGGGCTCGCCTACCAGATCGCCGACACCAATCTCACCCGCAACGACATGCGGCGCGTGGTGATCGCGCAGTCGCTGCTCGGGTACCTGTTCGGTGCGGTGATCCTGGGCACCGTCATCAATCTGCTCGCAGGACTCTGACGCAGACTCTGACGCGGAGCAGGCTGCCGATGGTGCTCCGAAGCCGCGGCTAGGCTGACCGGATGAGCATGCGCGGCGGAGGGTTCCGGGGCGTGGACGCCGACGCCCAGCGCCGGCTGAACGCCCAGGCGCCGAGCATCTCGCACCTCGGGCGCCGGGTGGCGACGCTGTTCCGCCCGTACCTCCCGAGGCTGGCCGCGACCGTCATCCTCGTGATCGTGGGCGCCGCGGTCGCCGTGATCCCCCCGCTGATCGTCCAGCACGTGTTCGACGATGCGCTGTTCCCCCTCGACGGCGGCAGGCCCGACCTCGCGCTGCTGATCCGGCTCGTGGCGGCCATGATCGTGCTCTTCCTGCTGTCAGCCGGGCTGGGGCTGGCCCAGACCTGGCTGACGGCCACCGTCGGCAACAGCGTGACCGGGGACCTGCGTGTGCGCCTGTTCGAGCACCTGCAGGCGATGGAACTCGGCTTCTTCACGCGCACGAAGACCGGTGTGATCCAGTCGCGGCTGCAGAACGACGTGGGCGCGGTCTCCAGCGTGCTCACCAACACGATCACCAGCATCCTGGGCAACACCGTCACCGTCGTCGCCTCGCTGGTCGCGATGATCCTCATCGATTGGCGCTTGACGATCATCGCCGTCATCCTCATGCCGATCCTCGCGATCGTTCAGCGCCGCGTGGGCCAGGTGCGCGCGCGCATCGCGAGCCAGACGCAGGAGTCGCTGTCCGAGCTGACGGCGATCACGCAGGAGACGTT encodes the following:
- a CDS encoding MDR family MFS transporter — encoded protein: MAAPASTASVPVVRDDSRVIWLLLAAAFVAILNETTMGVAIPHLIVDLQITAVAAQWLTTAFMLTMAVVIPITGFLLQRFTTRSMFITAMSLFSTGTLLALVSPGFGMLLVARVVQASGTAIMMPLLMTTLMTIVPAASRGRMMGRVSIVIALAPAIGPSLSGYLLDNFTWRWNFAVVLPIALIALAVGAKWIRNVGEQKRAPIDPTSVVLSAFGFGGLVYGLSQIGVAGGADASARWWMIGSLVVGVVALAAFLWRQVRLQRADDALLDLRVFRSTNFTLSIGQMAVLSFAFFGAITALPLYLQDVHHLTAVDSGLILLPGSLAMGLLGPIIGRIYDARGTRVLLIPGSFIAAGVLWVYTTLDATTPVWLIVAAQTLLSVGLALSFTPLFTASLASLTPKYYSYGSAVLGTVQQVAGAAGVAVMIAAMAAVSAGQGAESGHVTAAGTQAAFLIAAIVALPIIIGSFFIRKPADEPESEPAADDVTV
- a CDS encoding NAD(P)-dependent oxidoreductase translates to MKIAVIGGSQGTGARLAALAAHAGHEVTALSRSGTAPAGVRAIAGDAADPAVVQDAIAGADAVVVTVGGAKGVTRHRAVVTASVIQAMERAGVHRLVVQSSVGAGDSGVLMPVPLRLLMKAALAGPLADHTEQEAAVRRSSLRWTIVRPTGLTDRAGTGSWQALEVGEPGKLGGSIPRDDVAAYLLRVLGDDTLIGAAVGISS
- a CDS encoding ABC transporter permease gives rise to the protein MIRTEWAQIPADVVPSVVGVAILAAITTIVLAVFRVPHVWAPLRAIARGAVQLAVISVILSGIITSPAWIAAALAVMLCIAASVATGRIGWSRRSALTMFTSIVTGVLVAGVTVFSAGALEFTSRYALAIGAIIIGNAMSIATLTGRMFTSGVVDHWDEVEGWLALGAPPRTSTLHLARRAVREALVPTVDQTRTTGLVVLPGAFVGAIFGGISPIEAGRFQLVVLAAILAAGSITAALVVSWMGPVRVKPAVLK
- a CDS encoding alpha/beta fold hydrolase — translated: MSQTRIFEPDGRAIPYVDEGNGPGVVLMPASGLSTAYLSTLASMLVEADHRLVLIGSRRPAAQSPDAADTAVSMHDLAQDVIDVMDEIGLSDAWIGGHAFGGSIARTLALDHTDRVNGVLLLGVETAGAVADAEVLALDGEVAEVLDFARDAQVAPLQRAAREATPEAEWTTPAAHVPVLVIQASDDRITPPVNGERLRDAAPDRVSVVSVDGAGHLFPGTHAGTTAWAIEDYLDWD
- a CDS encoding dihydrofolate reductase family protein, with product MARLIFSLNVTLDGCVDHREGIADDETHVYFTHLMDECGAMLWGRTTYEMMESFWPSVARGEVDAPLAMREWALKLEAKPKYVVSARRVDFPWTNSHRVVGDLRTAVQELKAQTPDGVLLGSGMLATELDRLDLIDEYRFLIHPVIAGHGPTLYQDGLPGSRRLDLVSAQPLRNGAVAMRYRRAD
- a CDS encoding DUF2786 domain-containing protein, which gives rise to MNDKKAELIAQLLTKAESTTPEEAEALTEHAERLMIKYGIELAQLQSRRSAHGQQAESIVAQRIDLRGAYALDLRDGFAAVARALGLQPAHASISATEQALFVYGFESDARAAHTLLLSLQVQAVVAMRAWWRQHRDEYAWHTAWEREKARGGFLRGFGMGAAERIRRNREQAVAAAGSGTELVLASREQRVADHVNTLGMRRARGRGVSDGAATGYGYREGQRANTGERAVAARGRLTA
- a CDS encoding DNA-formamidopyrimidine glycosylase family protein, whose translation is MPESPEVQALVEQLDEQLAGCPVRSVDLVEFRALKTRGRSLSVVEGRTITGAHRFGKFVDLALDGGHLVISLGRHGWVRWIDEADGRVEASEPDAVAPALASLTVDGGTLEFTDAGSWVSLGLWVVDRPSEVPGIAKLGPDPLAPGFSRADVDRSVARRRKQLKAILQDQQSFAGIGNAYSDEILHRARLSPVVHGDTLTDDELERLFFAMRDELSEAVRARRGVPIDALKQAKTAAMTVHGRGGETCPVCGGTIEDFAFGGTVAQYCPTCQSEGASAAASDGGAPGGVA
- a CDS encoding YchJ family protein is translated as MSTSASEGAKAFASSEPATAEQLMRSRFEAFRRADAAWLLRTWHPSTRPADLDLADNPRWRGLQIVETVDGAADDDAGVVEFRATYLGEDGGIGILRERSRFVREGGRWFYLDGELRPS
- a CDS encoding methyltransferase family protein, whose product is MSTKNTPPAPPPIFLAAAAATQVVMTRRCTPTARSRVFASLIAAASAALAGSAVVTLRRHETTIEPVHPDRTRRLVTAGPFARTRNPIYLALAGLLVAHAVYRRSMAALVPAAAFVAVIDRVQVPYEEQALNERFGARYRRYRRAVPRWVGAAEW
- a CDS encoding DUF1206 domain-containing protein, yielding MGVEEEAKGAARKAQSSPVLEWLARAGFAAVGTIHVLLGALVIALAFGSRSDSTQSGALKVIAGAPAGFVVLWVLAITLWCLATWQVLDGVLARGTSARGWARRVGEWSRALVYLVLGAVAAAVALGSRPNAKKSAQHVSRGLLDLPGGSLLLGAIGAAVAVAGVVFIVIGARRSFCKRLELRGGAMDRVVVVLGVIGYVAKGAALMVVGVAVVVAAVTVDPAAAGGLDAALTGLLAVPFGPVLVVAVGAGFVVYGAYCFFRVRFAAL
- a CDS encoding DUF1345 domain-containing protein, with product MARPPFHAMVALRGVVALLVGIAVAAVLLPVLSVAAALLAGWAVAALTAAVWALLVVWPMDAAATRAHATAEDPGHRASRVIALLGSLASIGAVAVVLTQHRAASGAEAFVLAGIALASVIASWLLIQTVYMLRIADTYYHEPVGGIMFNQTEDPAYTDFAYVSFGVGLAYQIADTNLTRNDMRRVVIAQSLLGYLFGAVILGTVINLLAGL
- a CDS encoding MmcQ/YjbR family DNA-binding protein, whose protein sequence is MAVVGDVRRLGAELERSYPVRVRGRLKFRVGQLVYVAFSLDEHVMGFAFPKEERAALIGGDPRKFHMPSESDLRFNWVHADLAALDPTEARELVVDAWRMVVPAKVSRAYDLSHPYGPQ